One part of the Acidobacteriota bacterium genome encodes these proteins:
- a CDS encoding HupE/UreJ family protein, which translates to MRSWESTSTPIVAPISQWFGRLYGQVGSTSNIGACAALGSAGGMSAAASSPPPAAPPPQATATAPASATRTNAYFRLIVSSQKPVPADTTSRKAGTLRYARTGNSILANRPGGARGSRTPRTKQSHDGDMNLPTRHGPWIVAAAAVAFMLAAPAIPVAHDIPTDVTVRAFVKPEGDRLRMLIRVPLEAMLDVNFPLYGPGYLDIEPARELLPDAAMLWLGQEIEIYEDGNRLAEPTIEAIRLSIPSDRSFDEYDSALEHVTSGPRLPPTTQIIWRQAMLDVLLDYDTVSDQSSFAIRPGVERLGLRVISVIRFITPTGAERAFELRGDPGVVTLDPRWHQAAWRFVVSGFDHILDGTDHLLFLLCLVVPFRRLRALVPIVTGFTVAHSVTLIASAYDMAPDTLWFPPAVETLIALSILYMAFENIVAADAGQVGRIRRRWVVAFGFGLIHGFGFSFALRETLQFAGSHLLTSLLSFNIGVELGQLLVIALAVPILELLFRFVISERMGTILISVLVAHTSWHWMADRYETLSQYPLTWGAVLSALLVGIIPWLIAIMLAATIAWYGLRFARRQRPAGEAAAE; encoded by the coding sequence AGTGGTTCGGCAGGTTGTACGGCCAGGTGGGATCCACCTCGAACATCGGCGCCTGCGCCGCATTGGGATCGGCCGGCGGCATGTCCGCTGCGGCTTCCTCGCCGCCGCCGGCAGCGCCGCCGCCACAGGCAACCGCCACGGCACCCGCGAGCGCGACTAGAACAAATGCGTACTTCCGACTCATCGTGTCCTCCCAGAAACCGGTGCCGGCCGACACAACATCGCGCAAGGCAGGCACACTTCGCTACGCTCGAACCGGCAACAGTATACTTGCAAATCGTCCCGGCGGGGCAAGGGGCTCCCGAACGCCGCGGACCAAGCAATCTCACGACGGCGATATGAACTTGCCGACCAGACACGGACCCTGGATCGTTGCGGCCGCGGCTGTCGCCTTCATGCTGGCGGCTCCCGCCATCCCGGTCGCCCACGACATCCCGACCGACGTGACGGTCCGGGCCTTCGTCAAGCCGGAAGGGGATCGCCTCCGGATGCTGATCCGCGTCCCGCTCGAGGCGATGCTGGACGTCAACTTCCCCCTTTACGGACCCGGCTACCTGGACATCGAACCGGCCCGGGAGCTCCTTCCGGACGCCGCCATGCTCTGGCTGGGACAGGAAATCGAGATCTACGAGGACGGCAACCGCCTTGCGGAGCCGACGATCGAGGCGATCCGCCTGTCGATTCCCTCGGACCGGTCGTTCGACGAGTACGACTCCGCCCTGGAGCATGTGACGTCCGGCCCGCGTCTTCCCCCGACCACGCAGATCATCTGGCGGCAGGCGATGCTCGACGTCCTGCTCGACTACGACACGGTGTCGGACCAGTCCAGCTTCGCAATCCGCCCTGGGGTCGAACGTCTCGGCCTTCGGGTGATCTCGGTCATCCGGTTCATCACCCCGACGGGGGCGGAGCGGGCGTTCGAACTGCGTGGCGATCCGGGCGTCGTCACTCTCGATCCCCGCTGGCACCAGGCCGCCTGGCGCTTCGTCGTTTCCGGTTTCGATCACATCCTCGACGGGACCGACCACCTGTTGTTCCTTCTCTGCCTGGTCGTGCCATTCCGACGGCTGCGGGCGCTGGTGCCCATCGTTACCGGGTTCACCGTCGCGCATTCGGTCACGCTGATCGCCTCCGCCTACGACATGGCGCCCGACACGCTCTGGTTCCCACCTGCGGTCGAGACCCTCATTGCGCTCTCGATCCTCTACATGGCGTTCGAAAACATCGTCGCCGCGGACGCGGGCCAGGTGGGACGGATCCGGCGGCGCTGGGTCGTGGCGTTCGGCTTCGGCCTGATCCATGGCTTCGGCTTCTCGTTCGCCCTGCGCGAGACGCTGCAGTTCGCCGGCTCGCACCTGCTGACGTCGCTCCTCTCGTTCAACATCGGCGTCGAGTTGGGTCAACTACTGGTGATTGCGCTCGCCGTGCCCATCCTGGAGCTGCTCTTCCGGTTCGTCATCAGCGAGCGGATGGGAACCATCCTCATTTCCGTCCTCGTGGCCCACACGAGCTGGCACTGGATGGCGGACCGCTACGAAACGCTTAGCCAGTACCCCCTCACGTGGGGCGCGGTGCTGAGTGCCCTGCTGGTCGGGATCATTCCTTGGCTGATCGCGATAATGCTGGCCGCGACCATCGCCTGGTACGGCCTGCGATTCGCGCGCCGGCAGCGGCCGGCAGGTGAAGCGGCAGCCGAGTAG
- a CDS encoding carbohydrate binding family 9 domain-containing protein, which produces MRVITFVTVAALAALAAPSGVAAQDPTESQDPGSQPPLVLEGIAGGAELPPAERYRVEPVRVDAKPSIDGRLDEEEWLLAAVIDDFVQQEPSEGDPATESTIVRLMYDAEMLYIGVEAYDDDPNGLVATEKRRDSLRLLDEDNFQIIIDTFRDRRSGYMFVTNPLGAKLEQQVAEEGEGGFRGNSSNINLNWDGVWDVATRRNPDGWVAEIGIPMVTLRFPRVERQVWGVNFMRNIRRKNEQVFWAPIPRAYTLTRVSLAGTMSGITQVNRGLDLRVTPYLLASGSQARSSANISLAGSGLGDAGLDVKYGLGSGLNLDLTYNTDFAQVEVDEQQVNLTRFPLFFPEKRDFFLENAGLFSVRTQGFNRAADLFFTRRIGLSRTGQAIPIVGGARLTGKVDRNNIAALNITTQAHGAGDARRLGENFFVGRYSRDIFARSKVGGIVVNKESVGGGHYNRTFALDTTLAPHPHMSMTAFLAKTETPGMTGNDMASYFTAVWLSPSWRIYGEYTDIQDNFNAEVGFVPRVGIRTSKFHGEWDPRPGRWGIRQFDPMWNIEYTTDQNNRLVTRRMHHMVGTYFEDGSSFTVIYNDLFEQLDEPFLIHRDIKDPAKNVTIPVGPYHFGQWMFRYRSDPSKRVYGQLGYTPQTFFDGTRLDTTASLGIRFTQSLATELRFTRNNVDLAGGSFIADLAALTFDWAVSPNVTLRTLSQYVSTTGELSNSIRFNWIYSPGSDIYIAYDELRLDYQPTVGGIRRYSPWIRNRQLAIKMTYLFSR; this is translated from the coding sequence TTGCGCGTCATCACGTTCGTCACGGTTGCCGCCCTCGCGGCACTGGCCGCCCCATCCGGCGTGGCCGCACAGGATCCAACCGAATCCCAAGACCCGGGAAGCCAGCCGCCGCTTGTCCTGGAGGGCATCGCGGGGGGAGCTGAGCTCCCACCGGCCGAGCGCTACCGCGTAGAACCGGTCCGCGTCGACGCGAAGCCGTCGATCGACGGTCGCCTGGACGAGGAGGAGTGGCTCCTTGCCGCCGTGATCGACGACTTCGTGCAGCAGGAACCGTCCGAAGGCGACCCGGCGACCGAATCCACCATCGTCCGCCTGATGTATGACGCGGAGATGCTCTACATCGGGGTGGAGGCGTACGACGACGATCCGAACGGCCTGGTGGCGACCGAAAAGCGGCGCGACTCGCTTCGTCTTCTGGACGAGGACAACTTCCAGATCATCATCGACACGTTCCGGGACCGCCGGTCCGGCTACATGTTCGTCACCAATCCGCTCGGCGCCAAACTCGAGCAGCAGGTGGCCGAGGAGGGCGAGGGTGGCTTCCGCGGCAACAGCTCGAACATCAACCTGAACTGGGACGGCGTCTGGGACGTCGCCACCCGGCGCAATCCCGACGGCTGGGTGGCGGAAATCGGCATCCCCATGGTGACCCTGCGTTTCCCGCGCGTCGAGCGGCAGGTCTGGGGCGTCAATTTCATGCGGAACATCCGCCGCAAGAACGAGCAGGTCTTCTGGGCGCCGATTCCGAGGGCGTACACGCTGACCCGGGTCAGCTTGGCGGGAACGATGAGCGGGATCACGCAGGTCAACCGCGGGCTCGACCTCCGCGTGACCCCGTACCTGCTGGCCAGCGGCAGCCAGGCCCGGAGTTCCGCGAACATCAGCCTCGCGGGCAGCGGCCTCGGGGACGCCGGGCTGGACGTGAAGTACGGCCTCGGCTCCGGCCTGAACCTGGATCTCACGTACAACACCGACTTCGCCCAGGTGGAGGTGGACGAGCAGCAGGTGAACCTGACCCGGTTCCCCCTCTTCTTCCCGGAGAAACGCGACTTCTTTCTGGAGAACGCCGGATTGTTCAGCGTCCGGACCCAGGGGTTCAACCGCGCCGCCGACCTCTTCTTCACGCGGCGGATCGGCCTGTCGCGGACCGGGCAGGCGATCCCCATCGTGGGCGGCGCGCGGCTCACCGGCAAGGTGGACCGGAACAACATCGCGGCGCTGAACATCACAACGCAGGCGCACGGCGCCGGCGACGCCCGCCGCCTGGGCGAGAACTTCTTCGTCGGCCGCTACAGTCGCGACATCTTCGCGCGCTCGAAGGTCGGGGGCATCGTCGTCAACAAGGAATCCGTCGGCGGCGGCCACTACAACCGGACCTTCGCCCTCGACACGACGCTCGCGCCGCACCCGCACATGTCCATGACGGCGTTTCTCGCCAAGACCGAGACGCCGGGCATGACCGGGAACGACATGGCCAGCTACTTCACGGCAGTCTGGCTGAGCCCGTCCTGGCGAATCTACGGCGAGTACACGGACATCCAGGACAACTTCAACGCCGAGGTCGGTTTCGTTCCGCGGGTCGGCATCCGCACGTCGAAGTTCCACGGCGAGTGGGATCCGCGGCCCGGCCGCTGGGGCATCCGGCAGTTCGATCCGATGTGGAACATCGAGTACACGACGGATCAGAACAACCGGCTGGTGACACGGCGCATGCACCACATGGTGGGCACCTACTTCGAGGACGGCTCCTCATTCACCGTCATCTACAACGACTTGTTCGAACAGCTCGACGAGCCGTTCCTGATCCACCGCGACATCAAGGACCCCGCGAAGAACGTCACAATTCCGGTCGGCCCATACCACTTCGGGCAATGGATGTTCCGGTACCGGAGCGATCCGTCGAAGCGCGTTTACGGCCAACTCGGCTACACGCCGCAGACTTTCTTCGACGGCACCCGGCTCGACACCACGGCGTCGCTTGGCATCCGCTTCACGCAGTCGCTCGCCACCGAGCTTCGCTTCACGCGGAACAACGTCGATCTGGCGGGGGGCTCGTTCATCGCCGACCTGGCCGCCCTGACGTTCGACTGGGCCGTCTCGCCCAACGTGACCCTGCGCACGCTGTCGCAGTACGTCTCGACCACCGGCGAGCTGAGCAACAGCATCCGGTTCAACTGGATCTACAGCCCGGGCAGCGACATCTACATCGCCTACGACGAGTTGCGCCTCGACTACCAGCCGACGGTCGGCGGCATCCGGCGCTACTCGCCCTGGATCCGCAACCGGCAGCTCGCGATCAAGATGACCTACCTCTTCTCCCGGTAG